A window of Cellulomonas wangleii genomic DNA:
GTCACCCGACCCGCCTGGTCGCCTGCTGGGACGACGACTGGCGTCCGGCGTTCCGCGTCGAGGCCGTGCCGTCGTACAAGGCGCACCGGGTGGCGCGCGAGGTCCCGGGGACCACCGGCGTCGAGGAGGTCCCCGACGCGCTCACCGCGCAGGTGCCCGTCATCGTCGACGTGCTCGCGGCGCTGGGCATCCCGCGCCTGGGGGCGCCCGGGTACGAGGCGGACGACGTGATCGGCACCCTCGTCGCCCGCGAGGCGGCACGGCCCGCCGGCGAGCGTGCCGCGGTCGACGTCGTGACGGGCGACCGGGACCTCTTCCAGCTGGTCGACGACGACGTCCCGGTGCGCGTGCTGTACCCGGTGAAGGGCGTCAAGGACCTGCTGGTGGTCGACCAGCAGGTGCTGCAGGAGCGGTACGGGGTGGCCACCGGTCGCGCGTACGCGGACATGGCCGTGCTGCGCGGTGACCCGAGCGACGGGCTGCCCGGCGTGCCCGGGATCGGGGAGAAGACCGCGGCGGCGCTGCTGCGCCGCTACGGGACCCTGGAGGGCGTGCTCGCGGCGCGCGACGCGGGGGACCGGGGCCTGACGGCGACGCAGCGCACCCGGCTCACCGACGCGGCCGACTACCTCGCGGTGGCGCCGCGCGTGGTGACCGTCGCACCCGACGCACCCGTCGACGACGTGGACGACCACCTGCCGACGGTGCCCGCCGACCCGGACGCGCTCGTCGCGCTCGCGGAGCGCTGGGGCCTCGCG
This region includes:
- a CDS encoding 5'-3' exonuclease; the encoded protein is MTATAGPAGRLLLLDSASLYFRAFFGVPDSVRAPDGTPVNAVRGLLEMIARLVADRHPTRLVACWDDDWRPAFRVEAVPSYKAHRVAREVPGTTGVEEVPDALTAQVPVIVDVLAALGIPRLGAPGYEADDVIGTLVAREAARPAGERAAVDVVTGDRDLFQLVDDDVPVRVLYPVKGVKDLLVVDQQVLQERYGVATGRAYADMAVLRGDPSDGLPGVPGIGEKTAAALLRRYGTLEGVLAARDAGDRGLTATQRTRLTDAADYLAVAPRVVTVAPDAPVDDVDDHLPTVPADPDALVALAERWGLASSVRRLVDVLTAEGGRGDG